One window of the Alphaproteobacteria bacterium genome contains the following:
- a CDS encoding amidohydrolase family protein, giving the protein MTQMRMPPQAADYAVEAGWILTWEHGAARLLRGGHAVISRGRFADVRPGPFRGDLACVSVPNDILLPGFISGHTHVASGTPTRGIIEGAGSSRPSAHAVAALSDQELDDLTAYNLAEVLRSGCTTQLEMSQNLRHTESYVRVALKWGVRGYPGGMIPGTPRVDAVWARADDDVLLSSVPDTLAEIEANRRYGLDYMNAGGGLIKPMLAPHATDTHTPETMRAMKAAADQLGTGIHFHIAQSDVETERVRRMWGKTPVEWIKTFGMFDAPVFGAHMSALDWRTDPAILNDAGAVYVHCPSAGGAGGATQPYPEALGAGMNVNIGLDTHSNDYVENLKLAVIAGRARAKLVDGRHQGPVRLPTIEDAIAGATTVAAKGLGRDDLGRIAPGAFADFATVDLTGFLVGGGALPPEPLHNLLYANGLSVRHVATAGRFQVFDGHLVVDDEAEVRARGGAVLEKIWKTLGSGQS; this is encoded by the coding sequence ATGACACAGATGAGAATGCCGCCCCAGGCGGCTGACTATGCCGTCGAAGCAGGCTGGATACTGACCTGGGAACACGGGGCCGCGCGGTTGCTGCGCGGGGGACACGCGGTGATTTCGCGCGGCCGCTTTGCCGACGTTCGACCGGGGCCCTTTCGTGGCGATCTCGCCTGCGTTTCCGTACCGAACGATATCCTGTTGCCGGGGTTCATCAGCGGCCACACCCATGTCGCAAGCGGGACGCCGACGCGGGGAATCATCGAAGGGGCCGGATCCAGCCGTCCGTCCGCGCATGCCGTTGCCGCGCTGAGCGACCAGGAGCTCGATGACCTCACGGCCTATAATCTCGCCGAGGTGCTTCGGTCGGGGTGCACGACGCAGCTCGAAATGAGCCAGAATTTGCGTCACACCGAATCCTACGTGCGCGTGGCCCTGAAGTGGGGTGTCCGCGGATATCCGGGGGGAATGATTCCGGGCACGCCGCGTGTCGACGCCGTGTGGGCGCGTGCAGACGACGATGTTCTTCTCAGTTCGGTTCCCGACACGCTGGCCGAAATTGAAGCGAACCGACGTTATGGCCTGGACTACATGAATGCCGGGGGCGGCTTGATCAAGCCCATGCTTGCGCCGCACGCGACCGATACGCATACGCCCGAAACGATGCGTGCGATGAAGGCTGCTGCCGACCAACTCGGCACCGGCATTCATTTCCATATCGCGCAATCCGATGTTGAGACCGAACGGGTCCGCCGGATGTGGGGAAAAACGCCGGTTGAATGGATTAAGACATTTGGCATGTTCGACGCGCCGGTGTTTGGTGCCCACATGTCGGCGTTGGACTGGCGCACCGATCCGGCGATCTTGAACGACGCGGGCGCGGTGTATGTTCATTGTCCTTCTGCCGGTGGTGCGGGGGGCGCGACCCAGCCCTACCCCGAAGCGCTGGGTGCCGGGATGAACGTCAACATCGGCCTGGATACCCACTCCAACGACTATGTTGAAAACCTGAAGCTCGCGGTCATTGCCGGCCGCGCGCGTGCCAAGCTTGTCGACGGGCGCCATCAGGGACCCGTCAGACTTCCGACCATCGAAGATGCGATCGCGGGTGCTACCACAGTTGCGGCAAAGGGGCTCGGCCGCGACGACCTAGGGCGCATCGCGCCGGGCGCATTTGCGGATTTCGCGACCGTGGACCTGACCGGTTTTCTCGTTGGCGGGGGCGCATTGCCGCCGGAACCGCTCCACAACCTTCTATATGCCAACGGTCTGTCGGTGCGCCACGTTGCAACGGCGGGCCGCTTCCAAGTGTTCGACGGTCATCTTGTCGTCGACGATGAGGCCGAGGTGCGGGCACGCGGCGGGGCGGTTCTGGAGAAAATCTGGAAAACGCTGGGCAGCGGGCAAAGTTAG
- a CDS encoding ShlB/FhaC/HecB family hemolysin secretion/activation protein, producing MKKYVQLFPFATALLFAPAAQGAEIQVGDCLIESAGLLAEDRITGIVEPIVAAGTYPTSCIQAAQALETELRQAGAFAARVFWDTDPDRNVMVLRMAEGRLADDGIELGRSSERVRDDVIRDHLASSLQPGEALTSRRVERAILLLNDLPGIKGSENTLYPGEREGEARFESFPEDSRLIEGSAYTDNFGSRVTGQYRAGALVDVNSPFKRGDKLSVAASVTTESTYYVSLDASLPVAGNGTRAGLVLDLLDYRTDQSRNPRGNAHEVQAYLYHPFLRSRRTNFFGEAKAGREDMRDEDDASPITDRYVESAQLILHGNHLDGVLGGATNEFRLEGTLGYLDLGGYETYRQEDAQSARTDGDFARLAWRASRLQHLTGPWQGYVEIVGQIASKRLDSSQSISFGGPYDFAGYHSGEILGDEGHRLHVDLRYNAPSRLWNGQAQVSAFYTIGTITTHAKEFVGNTIVPGIDDRRYTLQSVGVALNWSWSSTALRGVVGKSIANQIPGELLDEDPDDYRGWFQLVHTF from the coding sequence ATGAAAAAGTATGTTCAGCTATTCCCCTTCGCTACCGCGCTTCTGTTCGCGCCTGCCGCGCAAGGCGCGGAGATTCAGGTTGGTGATTGCCTGATCGAGAGTGCCGGCCTCCTGGCGGAGGATCGGATTACCGGCATCGTCGAGCCGATCGTCGCCGCAGGCACCTACCCGACGTCGTGCATCCAGGCCGCGCAGGCTCTCGAAACCGAGCTACGGCAGGCCGGCGCGTTCGCAGCGCGCGTCTTCTGGGACACCGATCCGGACCGGAATGTCATGGTCCTGCGGATGGCGGAGGGACGTCTCGCGGACGATGGTATCGAATTGGGCCGGTCGAGCGAGCGGGTGCGGGACGACGTGATCCGCGATCACCTGGCGTCGTCGCTGCAGCCCGGCGAGGCGCTGACCTCGCGCCGTGTCGAGCGGGCGATCCTGCTGCTGAACGACCTGCCCGGGATCAAGGGCTCCGAGAACACGCTCTATCCCGGCGAACGCGAGGGCGAAGCCCGCTTCGAATCCTTCCCAGAAGACTCCAGGCTGATCGAGGGGTCCGCCTATACCGACAACTTCGGCAGCCGCGTCACCGGCCAATACCGGGCGGGCGCCTTGGTGGACGTCAACAGCCCGTTCAAGCGCGGCGACAAGCTGAGCGTGGCGGCCAGCGTGACGACCGAGAGCACTTATTATGTGTCGCTCGACGCAAGTCTGCCGGTCGCGGGCAACGGCACACGCGCGGGCCTAGTGCTCGATCTGCTCGACTATCGGACGGACCAGTCGCGCAATCCGCGCGGCAATGCCCATGAAGTTCAGGCGTACCTCTACCACCCGTTCCTACGCTCGCGGCGGACCAACTTCTTCGGCGAAGCCAAGGCCGGCCGCGAAGACATGCGGGACGAGGACGACGCTTCGCCGATCACCGACCGCTACGTCGAAAGCGCCCAGCTGATCCTTCATGGCAACCATCTCGATGGCGTTCTCGGCGGCGCCACGAACGAATTCCGCCTTGAAGGTACGTTGGGCTACCTCGACCTTGGCGGGTACGAAACCTACCGGCAGGAAGACGCCCAGTCGGCTCGCACCGACGGGGATTTCGCCCGTCTCGCCTGGCGCGCTTCCCGTCTTCAACATCTCACCGGCCCCTGGCAAGGCTATGTCGAGATCGTCGGACAGATCGCCAGCAAGCGCCTCGACAGCAGCCAGTCGATCAGCTTCGGCGGTCCCTACGATTTCGCCGGCTACCACAGCGGTGAGATTCTCGGCGACGAAGGCCATCGCCTGCACGTCGACCTGCGTTACAACGCGCCTTCGCGACTTTGGAACGGACAGGCGCAGGTCTCGGCCTTCTACACCATCGGCACGATTACGACCCATGCCAAAGAATTCGTCGGCAATACCATCGTGCCGGGCATTGACGATCGCCGCTATACGCTGCAATCGGTCGGCGTCGCCCTGAACTGGTCATGGTCGTCGACCGCGCTCCGCGGTGTCGTCGGCAAGAGTATTGCCAATCAAATTCCAGGCGAACTGCTGGACGAAGACCCGGACGACTACCGGGGCTGGTTCCAGCTCGTCCACACGTTTTGA
- the lepA gene encoding translation elongation factor 4, whose translation MTDLAHIRNFAIIAHIDHGKSTLADRLIERCGGVDARNMKAQLLDSMDIERERGITIKAQTVRLQYTAANGEVFELNLMDTPGHVDFAYEVSRSLSACEGSLLLVDASQGVEAQTLANVYKAIDVNHEIIVVLNKIDLPAAEPARIRQQIEDVIGLDASDAIEVSAKTGQGIDEVLEALVTRLPAPQGDAEAPLKALLVDSWYDAYLGVVILMRIYDGRLKKGMKVRMMATGSEHTVERVGFFSPAAMTVDELGPGEMGFITAGIKEVADTNVGDTLTEARRPTAKALAGFQASVPVVFCGLFPVEANEFPTLRESLARLRLNDSSFHFEQESSPALGFGFRCGFLGLLHLEIVQERLEREFDLNLITTAPSVVYRAHLTNGTTLELHNPVDWPDPSRIDFVEEPWIRATIMLPDEYLGAILKLCEERRGVQIDLTYVGARAVATYRLPLNEVVFDFYDRLKSVSKGYASFDYVLDGYEKGDLVKMAIMVNAEPVDALAMIVNRKNAESRGRSICERLKDLIPRHMFKIPIQAAIGGKVVARETISALRKDVLAKCYGGDVSRKRKLLDKQKKGKKRMRTIGRVDIPQEAFIAALKLGES comes from the coding sequence ATGACCGATCTCGCCCACATCAGAAATTTTGCCATTATCGCCCATATCGACCATGGCAAGTCGACCCTCGCGGATCGTTTGATCGAGCGTTGCGGCGGCGTCGATGCCCGCAACATGAAGGCGCAGTTGCTCGATTCGATGGATATCGAACGCGAGCGCGGCATTACCATCAAGGCGCAGACGGTGCGTCTGCAATACACCGCGGCGAACGGCGAGGTCTTCGAACTCAACCTGATGGACACGCCGGGCCATGTCGACTTCGCCTACGAAGTCAGCCGGAGTTTGTCGGCATGCGAGGGCTCGCTTCTTTTGGTCGATGCGAGCCAAGGGGTTGAAGCGCAAACGCTGGCGAACGTCTACAAAGCGATCGACGTCAATCACGAGATTATCGTGGTTCTCAACAAGATCGATTTGCCGGCCGCCGAACCGGCGCGCATTCGGCAACAGATCGAAGATGTTATCGGTCTCGACGCCAGCGATGCGATCGAGGTTTCGGCCAAGACCGGCCAAGGCATCGACGAAGTTCTAGAAGCGTTGGTGACGCGCCTGCCGGCTCCCCAGGGCGACGCCGAAGCGCCGCTTAAGGCGCTTCTCGTCGACTCCTGGTACGACGCCTATCTTGGCGTTGTCATTCTCATGCGCATCTACGACGGCCGGCTGAAAAAGGGCATGAAGGTCCGGATGATGGCGACCGGCTCGGAGCATACGGTCGAACGGGTGGGTTTTTTCTCGCCCGCGGCAATGACTGTCGACGAACTTGGCCCCGGCGAAATGGGCTTCATCACCGCCGGCATCAAAGAGGTCGCCGATACCAACGTCGGCGATACCTTGACCGAAGCCCGGCGCCCAACGGCCAAAGCGCTGGCCGGCTTTCAGGCCAGCGTGCCCGTGGTTTTCTGCGGTCTCTTTCCAGTCGAGGCAAACGAATTTCCGACCTTGCGAGAAAGCCTTGCGCGGTTGCGGTTGAACGATTCCTCGTTTCACTTCGAACAGGAATCCTCGCCGGCCCTCGGTTTCGGTTTTCGCTGCGGCTTCCTCGGCTTGCTCCACCTTGAGATCGTTCAAGAGCGGTTGGAGCGCGAGTTCGACCTCAATCTCATCACCACCGCGCCCAGCGTCGTCTACCGCGCCCACCTCACCAACGGCACGACTCTGGAACTGCATAATCCGGTCGACTGGCCCGATCCGTCGCGGATCGACTTCGTCGAAGAGCCGTGGATCAGGGCGACCATCATGTTGCCCGACGAGTACTTGGGCGCGATCTTGAAACTGTGCGAAGAGCGCCGGGGCGTGCAAATCGATTTGACCTATGTCGGCGCGCGGGCGGTCGCAACCTACCGGTTGCCGCTGAACGAAGTCGTGTTCGACTTCTACGACCGTTTGAAGTCGGTCAGCAAAGGCTATGCGAGTTTCGACTACGTCCTTGATGGGTACGAAAAGGGCGACCTGGTCAAGATGGCGATCATGGTCAACGCCGAACCGGTCGATGCACTGGCGATGATCGTCAACCGGAAGAACGCCGAATCCCGCGGCCGATCGATCTGCGAACGCCTTAAGGACCTCATTCCCCGTCACATGTTCAAGATTCCGATCCAAGCCGCGATCGGCGGCAAGGTCGTCGCGCGCGAAACGATCAGCGCCCTGCGCAAGGACGTTCTGGCCAAGTGCTACGGCGGCGACGTGTCGCGCAAGCGTAAGCTTCTGGACAAGCAGAAGAAGGGCAAGAAACGGATGCGGACAATCGGCCGGGTCGATATTCCGCAAGAGGCGTTTATCGCCGCGCTCAAACTAGGCGAAAGCTGA
- the pheT gene encoding phenylalanine--tRNA ligase subunit beta, with product MKFTLGWLKEHLETDATLVDVVGKLTAIGLEVEDVVDPGEALAAFVIAEVTECAAHPDADKLQVCQVDTGAGAPVQVVCGAPNARAGMKGVFAPAGATVPGTGLHLKKTKIRGVESNGMLCSARELGISDEHEGIVDLPEDAPIGAPYAAFAGLIDPVIEIAITPNRQDCLGVAGIARDLAAAGLGRVVSTEPAATAASYPSPVGVERRLNGDGDACPLFVGRYIRNVKNGPSPQWLQARLRAIGLRPISALVDITNFITFDRGRPLHVFDADTVAGGIHVRLSRPGEKLLALDGREYELDDHVTVIADDDGPLALGGIIGGESSGCTPETTNVFVEAALFDPIRTAMTGRKHGLISDARYRFERGVDPDAVHSGMELATKMIVDLCGGEASDPVVAGEVPAWRRQISFRPARVHHLAGIDVTEDESVRILKALGFGVTPESGGLAIDIPSWRRDIDGEADLVEEVARIVGYDNIPIVPLEKKRAVTRPALSGPQRHRLFARRVLAARGLNECVTWSFMPSRLAAHFGGATSALTLVNPISADLDVMRPSILPNLIAAVARNVDRGFPDIGLFEVGPQYSDGSPQGQSTVASGVRRGNAVPRNWHGTVRPVDPFDAKADALAVLGEAGVPTDKLAVHPEAAPWYHPGRSGTLRLGPKTILAAFGEVHPKILEHLDCDGPCVAFEVYLESVPKRRRENATNRGALNLHALQPIERDFAFIVAEAVPSIDLVAAAVGADKKLIAEAAVFDVFAGESLGAGVKSVGIRVVLQPDDHTLTEAEIDAVAKRIIAGVEKSTGATLRGQ from the coding sequence ATGAAGTTCACCCTGGGTTGGCTGAAAGAACACCTCGAGACCGATGCGACGCTCGTCGATGTCGTTGGGAAGCTGACGGCAATCGGATTGGAGGTCGAGGATGTTGTCGACCCCGGTGAGGCCCTCGCCGCCTTTGTGATTGCCGAGGTTACCGAATGCGCCGCTCACCCCGACGCCGACAAGTTGCAGGTGTGCCAGGTCGATACGGGCGCGGGCGCACCGGTGCAGGTCGTTTGCGGTGCGCCCAATGCGCGGGCCGGCATGAAGGGCGTTTTTGCCCCGGCTGGCGCGACGGTGCCGGGGACCGGCCTTCACCTCAAGAAAACGAAAATCCGCGGGGTGGAAAGCAACGGCATGTTGTGCTCGGCGCGGGAATTGGGCATCTCGGACGAGCATGAAGGGATTGTCGACCTTCCGGAAGATGCCCCAATTGGCGCGCCCTACGCCGCGTTTGCGGGTCTGATCGATCCGGTCATCGAAATTGCGATTACGCCGAATCGCCAGGACTGCCTCGGCGTGGCAGGCATCGCCCGCGATCTCGCCGCTGCAGGGTTAGGGCGGGTCGTGTCGACCGAACCTGCGGCTACCGCGGCGTCGTATCCTAGTCCGGTCGGCGTCGAGCGCCGACTGAACGGTGACGGCGACGCTTGTCCGCTTTTCGTGGGCCGCTACATTCGCAACGTCAAGAACGGTCCGAGCCCGCAGTGGCTCCAGGCCCGGCTCCGTGCGATCGGGCTGCGGCCCATTTCGGCGCTCGTCGACATCACCAATTTCATCACCTTCGATCGTGGCCGTCCGCTCCACGTGTTCGACGCCGACACGGTCGCCGGGGGCATTCATGTGCGTTTGTCTCGGCCCGGCGAAAAACTTCTGGCCTTGGACGGGCGGGAATACGAACTCGACGACCACGTGACCGTCATTGCCGACGACGACGGACCGCTGGCGCTCGGCGGCATCATCGGCGGCGAGTCCTCGGGATGCACGCCTGAAACGACGAATGTCTTTGTCGAGGCCGCGCTCTTCGATCCCATCCGCACGGCGATGACCGGTAGAAAGCATGGCTTGATCAGCGATGCACGCTATCGTTTCGAACGGGGCGTCGACCCCGATGCGGTCCATTCGGGTATGGAACTTGCGACCAAGATGATCGTCGATCTGTGCGGCGGCGAGGCGAGCGATCCCGTCGTTGCCGGCGAAGTGCCCGCGTGGCGTCGCCAAATCTCGTTTCGCCCGGCGCGGGTCCATCACCTCGCCGGGATCGACGTCACCGAAGATGAAAGCGTCCGCATTCTCAAGGCCCTCGGTTTCGGTGTTACGCCGGAGAGTGGCGGGCTTGCCATCGATATTCCCTCTTGGCGCCGGGACATCGACGGCGAGGCCGACTTGGTCGAAGAGGTCGCTCGCATCGTCGGCTACGACAATATTCCGATCGTCCCCTTGGAGAAGAAGCGCGCCGTGACGCGCCCGGCTTTGAGCGGCCCGCAACGACACCGCTTGTTCGCCCGCCGGGTTCTTGCGGCGCGGGGTCTGAACGAATGTGTGACGTGGTCGTTCATGCCAAGCCGATTGGCGGCCCATTTCGGCGGGGCGACATCCGCGCTAACGCTCGTCAACCCGATCAGCGCCGATCTTGATGTTATGCGCCCAAGCATCTTGCCCAACCTGATCGCGGCCGTGGCGCGCAACGTCGATCGTGGGTTCCCGGACATCGGCCTGTTCGAGGTCGGGCCGCAGTACAGCGACGGTTCTCCCCAAGGTCAGAGTACGGTGGCGTCCGGCGTCCGGCGCGGCAACGCCGTGCCGCGCAATTGGCACGGCACTGTCCGTCCGGTTGACCCGTTCGATGCCAAGGCCGATGCCCTGGCGGTCCTCGGCGAGGCAGGGGTTCCGACTGACAAGCTCGCCGTGCATCCCGAAGCGGCGCCGTGGTATCACCCCGGGCGGTCGGGCACGTTGCGGCTAGGCCCCAAGACGATCCTTGCCGCCTTTGGCGAGGTGCATCCCAAGATTCTCGAACATCTGGATTGCGACGGCCCCTGCGTCGCCTTCGAGGTCTATCTGGAATCGGTGCCGAAACGCCGCCGCGAAAACGCGACCAATCGCGGTGCGCTTAACCTCCACGCGTTGCAACCGATCGAGCGCGATTTTGCGTTTATTGTCGCGGAAGCTGTCCCGTCCATCGACTTGGTTGCAGCAGCCGTCGGCGCCGACAAGAAGTTGATTGCCGAAGCCGCGGTTTTCGATGTCTTTGCCGGTGAGTCTCTGGGCGCTGGCGTGAAGTCGGTCGGTATCCGCGTCGTCCTCCAGCCCGACGACCACACGTTGACCGAAGCCGAAATCGATGCGGTCGCCAAACGAATCATTGCCGGCGTCGAGAAGTCGACCGGCGCAACGTTGAGGGGCCAGTGA
- the pheS gene encoding phenylalanine--tRNA ligase subunit alpha gives MQDPTEIESALIAAVQAADGLDALEEVRVRALGRKGQITEMMKALGAMAPDERRTAGPLLNGLKARISAAIETRRTGLEAAHLEVRLRQESVDLSLPVRPEQSGTVHPVSQVTEELIAIFADMGFELAEGPDVEDDFHNFTALNMPPEHPARQMHDTFYLAPDDSGAQKLLRTHTSTVQIRTMMSRPPPHRIIVPGRTYRSDSDMTHTPMFHQVEGLVIDRTTHMGHLKGCLIEFARAFFDVDDLPYRFRPSYFPFTEPSAEMDIGCSRSDGELRIGAGDDWLEILGCGMVNPRVLENCGIDSTEYQGFAFGVGIDRIAMLKYGIPDLRAFFDSDLRWLRHYGFSAFDVPTLAGGLAR, from the coding sequence ATGCAAGACCCGACAGAAATCGAATCCGCGTTGATCGCCGCCGTCCAGGCCGCCGACGGCCTCGATGCGCTCGAAGAGGTGCGCGTACGCGCGCTTGGCCGCAAGGGCCAAATCACCGAAATGATGAAGGCGCTGGGCGCGATGGCGCCGGACGAGCGGCGCACCGCGGGGCCGCTGCTGAACGGCCTCAAAGCGCGCATCTCGGCGGCTATCGAGACGCGCCGAACCGGTCTGGAGGCGGCGCATCTCGAGGTCCGCCTGAGGCAGGAGAGCGTCGATCTGTCGTTGCCGGTGCGCCCGGAACAGTCGGGCACGGTCCATCCCGTGAGCCAAGTGACCGAGGAGCTGATCGCGATCTTTGCCGACATGGGGTTCGAGTTGGCCGAAGGCCCCGATGTCGAGGACGACTTTCATAATTTCACCGCGCTCAACATGCCGCCCGAGCATCCGGCGCGGCAGATGCACGACACGTTCTATCTCGCTCCCGACGACTCCGGCGCCCAGAAATTGCTCCGAACCCATACCTCGACGGTGCAGATTCGCACGATGATGTCGCGCCCGCCGCCCCACCGGATCATCGTGCCCGGCCGCACCTATCGGTCGGACTCGGACATGACCCACACCCCGATGTTCCATCAAGTGGAAGGGTTGGTGATCGACCGCACCACCCATATGGGCCACCTGAAGGGTTGTCTGATCGAGTTCGCCCGGGCGTTCTTCGATGTCGACGATCTCCCCTACCGCTTCCGACCGAGTTATTTCCCGTTCACCGAACCCAGTGCGGAGATGGATATCGGCTGTTCACGCTCGGACGGCGAATTGCGGATCGGCGCCGGCGACGACTGGTTGGAAATCCTTGGCTGCGGGATGGTCAATCCGCGTGTCCTGGAGAACTGCGGGATCGATTCGACCGAGTACCAAGGTTTTGCCTTTGGCGTCGGTATCGATCGCATTGCGATGCTCAAGTACGGCATCCCGGACCTTCGCGCGTTCTTCGATTCGGACCTTCGCTGGCTGCGCCACTACGGCTTTAGTGCATTCGACGTGCCGACCCTGGCCGGGGGATTGGCGCGATGA
- the rplT gene encoding 50S ribosomal protein L20, protein MARAKRGVTSHARHRKVIKAAKGFRGRNKSSFRVAIEKVEKSLQYAYRDRRVRKREFRALWIQRINAAAREHGLTYGRFINGLKLAGVEVDRKVLADLAVKEPGAFGKLVEAAQSALATAPEKADATA, encoded by the coding sequence ATGGCACGCGCAAAACGGGGCGTTACGTCGCACGCCCGTCACCGCAAGGTTATCAAGGCCGCGAAAGGTTTCCGCGGTCGTAATAAGAGTTCTTTTCGCGTTGCGATCGAGAAGGTCGAGAAGAGCCTTCAGTACGCGTACCGCGACCGGCGCGTCCGGAAGCGCGAATTTCGCGCACTTTGGATCCAGCGCATCAACGCCGCCGCGCGCGAGCACGGTCTGACCTACGGGCGATTTATCAACGGCCTCAAGCTCGCGGGCGTCGAGGTCGATCGCAAGGTGCTGGCCGATCTCGCCGTCAAAGAGCCCGGGGCCTTCGGCAAACTTGTCGAAGCGGCGCAATCCGCCCTCGCTACCGCACCGGAAAAGGCTGACGCGACGGCCTAA
- the rpmI gene encoding 50S ribosomal protein L35 — translation MPKLKSKSSAKKRFSLTGTGKVRGNQANKQHGMIKRTNKQIREQRGTSILSAPDAKIVKRFIPYG, via the coding sequence ATGCCCAAGCTAAAGTCGAAAAGCAGCGCCAAAAAGCGCTTCAGCCTTACCGGTACGGGCAAAGTCCGCGGCAATCAGGCCAACAAACAGCACGGCATGATCAAGCGGACCAACAAGCAAATCCGCGAACAGCGCGGGACGTCGATCTTGAGCGCACCAGACGCGAAGATCGTCAAACGCTTCATTCCATACGGTTAG
- a CDS encoding metalloregulator ArsR/SmtB family transcription factor, which translates to MDDLTELAEVFRLLGDPSRLRILLECRKGPIPVGDIAQATGLSPSLVSHHLRLLRATRIVSGDRKGRLVLYTLADHHIDRVLTDMLEHLSEPDTTDEKR; encoded by the coding sequence ATGGACGATCTAACGGAACTCGCGGAGGTCTTCCGCCTCCTGGGCGACCCGAGCCGCCTGCGCATCCTTCTAGAGTGCCGCAAGGGGCCGATACCCGTTGGCGACATCGCCCAGGCGACCGGGCTGTCGCCCTCGTTGGTCAGCCATCATCTCCGCCTCCTGCGCGCGACGCGGATCGTTAGCGGCGACCGCAAGGGTCGGCTTGTCCTGTACACCTTGGCCGACCACCATATCGACCGCGTCCTCACCGACATGCTGGAGCATCTATCCGAGCCCGACACCACCGACGAGAAGCGCTAG
- a CDS encoding cation transporter codes for MPGCTHHHPTPPAIDSRYRQALIAVLVINAAMFAVEGTAGLVGGSVALQADALDFLGDAATYALSLAVLGFALRWRASAALLKGATMALFGAWVVGASIHHALIETVPSAPMMSGIGVAALVANVTSAVILFRFRSGDSNRRSVWLCTRNDAIGNVAVIAAGAAVFLTNSGWPDVVVGLVMGGLALQSAYLVIAQANQELKAVRLGLE; via the coding sequence ATGCCCGGTTGTACGCACCACCACCCAACGCCACCCGCCATCGATTCCCGCTACCGCCAGGCGCTCATCGCGGTTCTCGTCATCAATGCCGCCATGTTCGCGGTCGAAGGGACGGCTGGGCTGGTTGGCGGCTCGGTCGCGCTTCAGGCGGACGCGCTCGACTTCCTGGGCGACGCGGCAACCTATGCGCTGAGTTTGGCCGTCCTCGGCTTCGCCTTGCGCTGGCGCGCCTCCGCCGCGTTGCTCAAAGGCGCAACGATGGCGCTCTTCGGTGCCTGGGTTGTGGGGGCCTCAATCCATCACGCGCTGATCGAGACGGTCCCTTCGGCACCGATGATGAGCGGTATCGGCGTCGCTGCCTTGGTTGCAAACGTCACCAGCGCCGTCATCCTGTTTCGTTTTCGATCAGGCGATTCGAACCGCCGCTCGGTCTGGCTGTGCACCCGCAACGATGCCATCGGCAACGTCGCGGTGATCGCGGCAGGCGCTGCTGTTTTCCTGACAAACAGCGGTTGGCCGGACGTCGTGGTCGGCTTGGTCATGGGCGGTCTGGCGCTGCAAAGCGCCTATCTGGTGATCGCCCAAGCCAACCAAGAACTGAAGGCCGTGCGCCTCGGTCTGGAATGA
- the infC gene encoding translation initiation factor IF-3, with protein sequence MPRRPHHAPPPVAKQGPRVNDEINVNAVRLVAADGEVVGVVGIEEALAMAEEAGLDLVEVAPNSSPPVCKLLDYGKFKYEAQKKANAARKKQKVIEVKEIKMRPGIDDHDYDVKMRSIVRFIDEGDKVKVTLRFRGREMAHQDIGMRVLERVRDDVEEMAKVEQFPKMEGRLMTMVIAPR encoded by the coding sequence ATACCCAGGAGACCACACCACGCGCCGCCGCCTGTCGCAAAACAAGGGCCGCGCGTCAACGACGAGATCAACGTTAACGCCGTTAGGCTGGTTGCAGCCGATGGCGAAGTCGTTGGCGTCGTTGGAATTGAAGAAGCCCTCGCCATGGCTGAAGAAGCCGGTCTGGACCTCGTCGAAGTCGCCCCCAATTCAAGCCCGCCCGTCTGCAAGTTGCTGGACTATGGAAAGTTCAAATACGAGGCGCAGAAAAAGGCGAATGCTGCCCGGAAAAAGCAAAAAGTCATCGAGGTCAAAGAGATCAAGATGCGACCGGGGATCGACGACCATGACTACGACGTCAAGATGCGCTCGATCGTCCGATTCATCGACGAGGGCGACAAGGTCAAGGTGACGCTCCGCTTCCGGGGCCGTGAAATGGCCCACCAAGACATTGGGATGCGCGTTCTCGAACGGGTGCGCGACGACGTCGAGGAAATGGCTAAGGTCGAGCAGTTCCCGAAAATGGAAGGCCGCCTTATGACGATGGTCATCGCCCCGCGCTAG